Within Streptomyces sp. SS1-1, the genomic segment TGCACGCTCACCCGGCACGAGCCCGGCCTGGTCCGGCTCGTCTCGTCCGCCGTCAAGGCGGACCCGGAGGGGCTGCGCGGCCAGGACACGTTCGCGTCCCGCAAGACCGTCGCCGACCGCGCCCTGGCCGCCGCCCTGCGCGCCGGCCGACGGCAACGCGGGCAACTGGAACGGGTGTTCGCCGCCAACCTGTACAAACCGCTGACACTCTTCAACGCCTCCTCGGCCGGACTGCCGCCGGACCGGCTGCACTTCACCGAGACACTCGCCGCCTACGGGCACTGCGGCAACGCCGACTGGATGATCAACCTGGCCGATCACCACGAGCGCGTCGGCATCCGCGCCGGGCGGACGTACCTCGCGCAGTCCCTCGCGCCGGGCTTCTACGCCTGCGTCCTCCTGGAAGGGGCCGCGTCGTGAAGGGGCTGCTCGCCAGGACCGACTGCATCGGGCCGATCCCCCTGCCGGCCGACGCGCTGGACGGCCTGCGCTCCCTCGCCGCGGCGGCCGGCGTCGACGAGTTCACCGCGCTCTCCCTGTGCGCGGGTGTCCTCGCCACCCGGCTGCCGCACCCCGGCACGGCGTGCCGGGTCCGCATCACCCGGCAGGAGGCCGACGCGGTCGTGCCCGGCCCCGGCACACCGGACGTCGAGACGACCTTCCGCGACGCCCTGCGGCAGGCCGCCCGGACCGAGGCACCGCCCGCCGCGGACCCCGCCGAGGAGCCCCCGGTCGCCGTGAGCCTGCTCATCGGCGCCACCGGCCGGAACCTGTACGTCGAGTCCCTCACCGACGCGTCCGACGTGCCCACCCCGCAGGCCTGGGCCCACGCCTTCCGCACGCTGCTCACCGGCCTGACGGACGATCCGGACGCGCCGATGCTCAGCCATCCCCTGGTGGGGCCGGAGGAACGCGACCGCATCCTGCACGGCCTCAACCCGCACCGCGAGCCGGTGATCCGGTACCGCACGATGGCCGGCCCCTTCGAGGAGCAGGCCGAGCGCACCCCGGACGCCGTCGCCCTCCAGGACGAGGACGGCACGACCGTCAGCTACCGGGAACTCAACGAGCGGGCCAACCGGCTGGCCCAAGGGTGTCGTGTCCCGCACCGAGGCCGCGCTCGCCAACATCCTCTGGATGCAGCAGCAGTACCCGTACCAGCCGGGCGACACGGCGCTGTTCAAGGCGTCCCCCGGGTTCGACATCTCCATCTGGGAACTGTTCTGGCCGCTCTACCACGGCGCCCGGCTCGTCATCTGCCGTCCCGGCGGTGAACGGGACCCGCGCCATCTGGCCCGGCTCACCCGCGACCACGACGTGTCACTGGTCTTCCTGGTGCCGACGATGATGACGGCCTACCTGGAGGAACTGGCCGTGGCCGCGCCGAAGGCGCTCAAGTGGGTGGTGTGCGGAGGCGAACCGATGAGCCCCCGCATCCCCGAGTCCTTCGCCGCCGTCCTGCCCGGCAGCCAGCTCGTCAACGCCTTCGGCCCGACCGAGGCCGGGCCGGTCACCGACAACATCGTCGACGTCGGCTCGGTCGAGGGCACCGTTCCCGTGGGCCGCCCCGCCGACAACTTCCGGGTGACCGTCCTCGACTCCAACCTCGACCTCGTCCCCGTCGGCACGCCCGGCGAGGCGTACATCAGCGGACGGGTCGGACTCGCCGACGGCTACTGGGGGCAGGCCGCCCAGACCTCGGAGCGGTTCGTCGCCGACCCCTACGGCCCGCCCGGCTCACGGATGTACCGCACCGGCGACCTCGTCCGCCAGCGGCCGGACGGCGCGCTGGAGCACCTCGGCCGGATCGACCGGCAGGTCAAGATCCGGGGGCTGCGCATCGAGCCGGGCGAGGTCGAGTCGGTGCTCGCCGCGCACCCCGCCGTCGCCGACTGCGCCGTACTCGCCCACGGGCAGCCGCTGCGCCTGCTCGCCTTCGTCGTGCCCGCCGGGCAGGGCACCGCCGCGGAGCTGGACCCGGCGGCGGTGCTCGCCCACGCCGCGGAAGTCCTGCCCGCACAGATGCGCCCGGACCGGGTGGTGCCGGTCGACTACCTGCCGGCGACGGTCAACGGCAAGATCGACCAGGGCGAACTGATCAAGATCTGGCAGGAACTCACCGAGCGGGAGCGGCCCGTCGAGCCGCCCGCCGACGAACTCGAAGCGGCGCTCGTCCGGATCTACCACCGGGTCCTCGGCCGGTCCTCCATCAGCGTGCTGGACACGTTCGTCGAGCTGGGCGGCCACTCGCTGCTCACCTTCCGGCTGCGTGACGAATGCAGGGCGGCCCTCGGCGTCGAACCCGACGCGGCCCGGCTGATGCACGACACCCTGCGGGACGTGGCCGCGACGATCCGCCGGACGACGATCCCGTCACCGCGCGACTAGGACCGGAGGGACGACGGCTTTGGACACCCTGACGACCGGCGACACGGACAAACTCGCCGGCGCCTTGCACGGCGAACTCATCACCCCCGAAGACCCGCGCTACGACGAGGCACGGCAGGTCTGGAACGCCGACATCGACCGGCGCCCCCTGCTGATCGCGCGCTGCGCCGACGTGACGGACGTGCGGGCCGCCGTCGTCTTCGCCGCCGAGCGCGGACTGCCCGTCGCGGTGCGCGGCGGCGGCCACAGCGTCGCCGGCCACGGGACCTGCGACGGCGGACTGGTCGTCGACCTGCGCGCGATGCGGTCCGTCGAGATCGACCTCGACCGCCGGCTGGCGCACGTGCAGGGCGGAGCGCTGTGGCAGGACGTCGACGGGGCCACCCAGGCACACGGACTGGCGACCACGGGCGGCATCGTCAGCGAGACCGGCGTCGGCGGACTCGCCCTCGGCGGCGGCATCGGCCACCTCATGCGCCGCTGCGGGCTCACCGTGGACAACCTGGTGGAAGCCGACGTGGTCACCGCCGACGGCGGTCTCCTGCGGGTCGACGAGACCACCGACCCGGAGCTGCTGTGGGGCCTTCGCGGCGGCGGCGGCAACTTCGGGGTCGTGGTCAGGTTCGGCTTCCGGCTGCACGAGGCCGGGCCGACCGTCCTCGGCGGCATGATCATCCACCCGCTCGATGTCGCGCCCCGGTTCCTCACCCTCTACCGCGACCTCATCGCGGACGCCCCCGACGAACTCGGCACGATCCTCAACCTCCGGCTGTGCCCGCCGGTGCCCGCCGTCCCCCGGCACCTGCACGGCTCGCCGGTCGTGGCCCTCAACGTGTGCTGGTCCGGCGCCGACCCGGAGGAGGGGGAGAGGTTCCTGCGTCCGCTGCGGGCGTTCGGGTCCGCGCTGCTCGACTCGGTCGCGCCCATGCCGTACGTGGACCTGCAGCGGATGGTCGACCGCACCTCACCGCCGGGCAAGGAGTACTACTGGCGGTCGGTGGACTTCGGGACGCTCGACGACCAGGTCATCGACACCGTCGTGGACCACGCGTCGCGGATCACCTCGCCGCTGTCGGCCGTACCGATCTACCACCTCGGCGGGGCGATCGGCCGGGTGTCCGACACCGGCACGGCCTTCGGCCCCCGGCACGCCGGCCACAACATCAACATGTTCGGCGCGTGGGAGCCCGGCCGCGGCGACCGGGACCGGCACGTCGGCTGGGTGCGGGACTTCAGCGACGCCATGGCGCCCCACGCGGTCGGCCAGTACGTCAACTTCCTCAACGACGAGGGCAGCGACGGCGTCCGCGCGGCGTACGGCCGGCGGTGGCGGCGCCTCGTCGATCTCAAACGGCGCCTGGACCCGCAGAACCTCTTCCGCTTCAACTTCAACATCGACCCGGGCCTGTCCGACGAGGGGGACCGATGAGATTCGGCGTCATGATCGTCCCTGAGGACCGCTGGCGCACGGCGCGCCACAAGTGGGTCAGGGCCGAGGAGATGGGCTTCGACCACGCCTGGACCTACGACCACCTCAACTGGCGGGCGTTCCGCGCCAAGGAGTGGTTCACCATGGTCCCGACGCTGACCGCGGCGGCCGTGGCGACCGAGCGCATCGGCCTCGGCGTGCTGGTCGCCTCGCCCAACCTGCGTCACCCGGTGCACCTCGCCAAGGACGTCACCGGACTCGACGACATCTCCGACGGCCGCATCATCCTCGGCCTGGGCGCCGGCGCCGAGGGCTTCGACTCCCGCATGACCCGCCGCACCGCGTGGAGCCGGCGCGAGCGCACCGAACGGTTCGCGGAGTACGTGGAGCTGACCGACCGGCTTCTCACACAGCCGGTGACCACGTTCGACGGCCGCTACTACCTGGCCGACGAGGTGCACTCCCAGCCGCTGTGCCGGCAGCAGCCCCGCGTCCCGTTCGCGGTCGCCGCGTCCGGCCCGCGCGGCATGCGCCTGGCAGCCCGGCACGCCTCGTACTGGGTCACCACCGGCGAGCCCAACCGGTTCGCCGACGCACCCTACGAAGAGGCCCTGCCCGTGCTGCGCCGGCAGGTGGAGGAACTGGAGAAGGCCTGCGGGGAGGTCGGCCGCGACCCGTCCACCGTGTCCCGGCTGCTCGTCGCCGGACCCACCGTCGGCGGCGTCCTCGACTCTCCCGCGGCGTTCTTCGACGCGGCCGGCCGCTTCGCCGAGGCCGGCATCACCGACCTCGTCGTGCAGTGGCCCCGGCCCGACGAGCCCTTCAAGGGCAGCGAGGACGTGCTGGACAAGGTCGCCGAGGACCTCGACAGGCATCGCGGCGCCTGACCGGGCCGGTGGGGAGGACCCGACGGCCGTACCAGGAGACAACCGGTTCCGACACAGAAGGACTGCCTGATCCGATGCGCACCCACTACGTGGGGGACACCCCCCTCGACGACGCCCGGCTCACCGAGGACCTGGCACAGACCGACTCCCTGACGTGGTCGGAGGCGTACAGCGACTACGTCTTCGGCGGTGCCTGGAAGAGCTGCATGCTCTTCGCCCGCGGCGGAGACGCCGGTGACGGTGTGGTCACGCACTACGACCACGAACGGCCCGCGGCCTTCACCCCGTTCGCCGACCGCCTGCCCTATCTCCGGGAACTCATCGAGGACGTCGCCGACCTGGACCGGCTCAACTTCGTGCGCCTGGCCAAGGTGCAGAACAGCGTGATCATCCCGCACCGTGACCTGCTCGAACTGTCCGAACTCGCCGACGAGACCCGCAACGCCCACCGGATGCACATCCCCCTCGTCACCAACGAGGACTGCTTCTTCAACGAGGGCGACACCGTCTACCGCATGCGCCGGGGCGAGGTGTGGTTCCTCGACGCCTCGGAGATCCACTCCGTGGCCGTGCTCTCCTCCCAGGAGCGCGTGCACCTGATGTTCGACTTCGTGGACGTGCCGTCCTCCAAGCCGCTGACCACGGTCCGGGGAGCGGGCCCCGACGCCGGGATCCCCGACGACCGTACGGTGAAGCGCCCGCCGCTCACCGACGCCGAGCACGCCGGTCTGATGGCCCTCGCCGACATCCTCACGCCGGAGACGGTCAACGAGGTCTTCAGCATCGTCATCAAGCGGCACTTCCGCTCCGACGGCGGGGAGAACTTCGTGTGGCGGACGATGACCGACATCGCCCGCGCCGCGGCCGACCCGGCCGTCCTCGCGCACGTCGAGGAGCTGCGGCGGCACTACACCCTGGAACGCACGGCCTGACGTCTTCCGGTACCGTCCCGCCCCGCGCCGCGTCTGTCCGGCGCGGGGCTTCGCGCTGTCGTGTCGTCCCGGCGGCCCTACAGCCTGCCCAGGATCGACTCCAGCACCCCGACCTCCTTTGCCGACAGCCGGTCCGTGAAGTGGCGGCGGACCGCCGCCTCCAGGCCGGGGTGCACGGCCGTGATGGCCTCGCGGCCGGTGGCGGTGAGGGTGACGGTGACGCCGCCGGCGCGTTCGCGGGCGACGAGGTCGCGCTTGCCCATCCGGGTGAGCTGGTGGGAGACGCGGGTGCGGTCCCAGCCGAGGGCCGTGGCCAGTTCGCTCTGGCGCAGGGAGCCGCCCGCCTTGTTCAGCTCGGCGAGGATCGTCAGGTCCGGTTCGGAGAGGCCGGCCGCGTCGGCGGCGTCCGCGATCACGCGAGCCCGGACGAGTTCGTGCGCGCGCTTGAAGGCGGACCACAGGGCGACGGGATCCGGTACGGCCGCGTCCGGGCCGGGGGTCTCGGCGTCCGGTGTTGACATGTCAACGAACCCCTTTCTAGTGTTGAGATGTCAACGCTAGCAGGCGGTGCCCGCCGCGGCGCCGTCCCCTGACGGCCACGCTCGCCACTCTCGTCACCTCATCCCGCCGGAAGGACCCATGCGAACCCGACCCCTAGGAACCGGCGGCCCCCAGGTCGCCCCCCTCGCGCTCGGCTGCGCCGGCATGTCCGACCACACCGGCCCCGCCGACGAGACCGACGCCCTCGCCACCCTGCGCGCCGCCCTCGACGCCGGCGTCACCCTCCTCGACACCGCCGACTTCTACGGCATGGGCCACAACGAGGACCTCATCCGCCGCGCATTGAGCGCCGCCGACCGCGAAAAGGCGGTCCTCAGCGTCAAGTTCGGCGCTCTGCGCGACCCCGACGGGCACATCGTCGGCGTCGAGGGCCGCCCCGCCCATGTGAAGAACGCCCTCGCCTACTCGCTCCGGCGCCTCGGCACCGACCACATCGACATCTACCGCCCGGCCCGGCTCGACCCCGACACCCCGATCGAGGACACGGTCGGTGCCCTCGCCGACCTCGTCCAGGCCGGGCACATCCGCCACATCGGCCTCTCCGAGGTGGGGCCCGGGACCATCCGCCGCGCCCACGCCGTGCACCCGATCCACGACGTACAGATCGAGTACTCCCTGTTCAGCCGGGACCCCGAGACCAACGGCATCCTCGACACCTGCCGTGAGCTGGGCATCGGCGTCACCGCCTACGGCGTCCTCGGCCACGGCCTGCTCACCGGCACCTACCGGCCGCCCGCCGGAGGCGACCCGCGCAGCTCATGGCTGCCCCGTCTCCGGCCCGGCCACCTCGCCGCCAACCTCGCCCTGGTCGACCGGCTGCGGCCGCTCGCCGACGCCCACGGCATCGGCGTCGCGCAGCTCGCGACCGCCTGGGTGCTCACGCGGAGCCAGGGCGACCTCACGGTCGTGGCCGTCCTGGGCGCCCGCCGGCCGCACCGCGTCGAGGAGGCCCTGGCGGCCGTCGACGTCACGCTGACCCAGGCCGACCTCGACCGGATCGACCAGGCCGTCCCGGCGGGCGCGGCGGCCGGAAGCCGTTACGCCGCACCCCTCATGGCCCTGCTGGACAGCGAACGCCCGGCCCACCCGATGAAGACAGGTGACGCATCATGACCGGAGGAACCGCGGCCGACTCCCCGCTCGCCGAGCAGGCCCGGGCCGGGAAGCCGATCGGCGTAGGGATCATCGGGCTGGGAGCGCGGGGGAGTTGGGCGGAGCGGTCCCATCTGCCCGCCCTGCGCGCCGTACCCGGCTACGAGGTGAGGGCCCTCAGTACCAGTTCCGCGCGGTCGGCGGAGCGCTCCGGGGTGCGGCACGGGGTGGCCCGTACGTTCGGGACGGCCGCCGAGCTGGTGGCCTGTGACGAGGTGGACCTGGTCGTCGTGGCGGTGAAGGTGCCGTACCACCGGGAGCTGGTGCGGACGGCGCTGGACGCCGGCAAGAGTGTGCTGTGCGAGTGGCCGCTCGGCAACGGGCTCGCGGAGGCCGAGGAGATGGAGCGGTGGGCCCGCGCCCGCGGCGTCCCGACGGTCGTCGGCCTGCAGGCACGGTCGCACCCCGCCCTCGCCCACCTGCGGGATCTCGTGGCCGACGGCTATGTGGGGGAGGTGCTGTCCACGACGATGGTCGGCTCGGGAGGCGCCTGGGGCGGCTCTGTCGGGCCCGGTGACCACTATGTGCTCGACGCCGCGAACGGCGCCACCCTGCTGACGATTCCCTTCAGCCACGCCCTCGACGGCCTCGCGTCGGTCCTGGGGGAGCCCGGGGAACTGCGCGTCCGGCAGGTGTCACGGCGTACGGCGGCCGTCGACACCGCGACCGGACGGCCCGTGCCGATGACCGCCCCGGACCAGGTGGTGGCCGAAGGAAGGCTGCCGGGCGGCGCGGTGGTCACCGTCCACTACCGCGGCGGCCTGTCCCGGGCCACCCCCTTCCGCTGGGAGATCAACGGCACCGAAGGCGACCTCGTCGTCACGGCCCCGGTCGGCCATCCGCAGCTCAGCCCGCTCACCCTGGAGGGCGGACGCGGCTCGTCCACCGCACTGGAGCCCCTGGCGGTGCCGGAGCGGTACGTCCGCGTCGCGGGGCTGGACGCCCGGGCCGACGCGGCGGCGTACGCGGTCGCCCACGCCTACCGGCAGTTCCTGGACGACCTGCGGGAAGGCACGTCCCGCGTCCCCGACTTCGCGCATGGTGCCGCCCGGCACCGCGGCATCGCAGCCGCCGTCATGGAGGTGTCACCGGAGGCGTGAGCGTTCTGCCGGGAAGCGGGCCCGGCGGCGGGTCGTGCGGGTGTGGGCCACGGCCAGGGTGAGGAAGAGGGTGAAGACGGCGGCCGGCGCCGTGACCGCCGCGAGCCGGTCCGAGGTGTCGTCGAGACCCACGGCCAGCCGGACCGCCGCCGTGACGGCGGCCGCCGCCAGCCCTGTGCCGACGAGGACGGCGACGGCGTACCGGGATCGGTCGGCCGGCGGCAGCGGCAGGCCCGAACCGCCCAACTCCCGCCACCGGCAGGCGGCTTCCCGGACCTCCCTCCGCCGGGTCACCATCGCGACTGTCCGCAGGACGGCCGTGACCAGCAGGCCGGCGACGGCGGCGCCGCACGGGATCCACCACGCCTCGGTCAGGAGCAGCAGTACGGCGGTGATCGCGGCCGTGCTCCAGCCGCTGACGCAGGACGCCGCCGCGGTGCGGCGCGAGCGGGGCCGGTCGGCGCCCGCCCGCAGATCGGCGAACGCCGGGACGTACCAGACCCAGCCGGCCGCGGTCACCGTCGCGGTCCCCAGGGCGAGAACGGCGTGCGGCACGGCCTACCTCGCCGCCTGGCCGAGTCCGAGCGCGGCGATCTCCGGGTGGTGCAGGTCGAACGCCGGGGACTCGGAGCGGATCCGGGGCAGGGTGCGGAAGTTGTGCCGGGGCGGCGGGCAGGAGGTGGCCCACTCCAGGGAACGGCCGTAGCCCCAGGGGTCGTCGGCCGTGACCGGCTCGCC encodes:
- a CDS encoding non-ribosomal peptide synthetase; the protein is MSRTEAALANILWMQQQYPYQPGDTALFKASPGFDISIWELFWPLYHGARLVICRPGGERDPRHLARLTRDHDVSLVFLVPTMMTAYLEELAVAAPKALKWVVCGGEPMSPRIPESFAAVLPGSQLVNAFGPTEAGPVTDNIVDVGSVEGTVPVGRPADNFRVTVLDSNLDLVPVGTPGEAYISGRVGLADGYWGQAAQTSERFVADPYGPPGSRMYRTGDLVRQRPDGALEHLGRIDRQVKIRGLRIEPGEVESVLAAHPAVADCAVLAHGQPLRLLAFVVPAGQGTAAELDPAAVLAHAAEVLPAQMRPDRVVPVDYLPATVNGKIDQGELIKIWQELTERERPVEPPADELEAALVRIYHRVLGRSSISVLDTFVELGGHSLLTFRLRDECRAALGVEPDAARLMHDTLRDVAATIRRTTIPSPRD
- a CDS encoding FAD-binding oxidoreductase, which codes for MDTLTTGDTDKLAGALHGELITPEDPRYDEARQVWNADIDRRPLLIARCADVTDVRAAVVFAAERGLPVAVRGGGHSVAGHGTCDGGLVVDLRAMRSVEIDLDRRLAHVQGGALWQDVDGATQAHGLATTGGIVSETGVGGLALGGGIGHLMRRCGLTVDNLVEADVVTADGGLLRVDETTDPELLWGLRGGGGNFGVVVRFGFRLHEAGPTVLGGMIIHPLDVAPRFLTLYRDLIADAPDELGTILNLRLCPPVPAVPRHLHGSPVVALNVCWSGADPEEGERFLRPLRAFGSALLDSVAPMPYVDLQRMVDRTSPPGKEYYWRSVDFGTLDDQVIDTVVDHASRITSPLSAVPIYHLGGAIGRVSDTGTAFGPRHAGHNINMFGAWEPGRGDRDRHVGWVRDFSDAMAPHAVGQYVNFLNDEGSDGVRAAYGRRWRRLVDLKRRLDPQNLFRFNFNIDPGLSDEGDR
- a CDS encoding LLM class flavin-dependent oxidoreductase, whose product is MIVPEDRWRTARHKWVRAEEMGFDHAWTYDHLNWRAFRAKEWFTMVPTLTAAAVATERIGLGVLVASPNLRHPVHLAKDVTGLDDISDGRIILGLGAGAEGFDSRMTRRTAWSRRERTERFAEYVELTDRLLTQPVTTFDGRYYLADEVHSQPLCRQQPRVPFAVAASGPRGMRLAARHASYWVTTGEPNRFADAPYEEALPVLRRQVEELEKACGEVGRDPSTVSRLLVAGPTVGGVLDSPAAFFDAAGRFAEAGITDLVVQWPRPDEPFKGSEDVLDKVAEDLDRHRGA
- a CDS encoding aspartyl/asparaginyl beta-hydroxylase domain-containing protein; this encodes MRTHYVGDTPLDDARLTEDLAQTDSLTWSEAYSDYVFGGAWKSCMLFARGGDAGDGVVTHYDHERPAAFTPFADRLPYLRELIEDVADLDRLNFVRLAKVQNSVIIPHRDLLELSELADETRNAHRMHIPLVTNEDCFFNEGDTVYRMRRGEVWFLDASEIHSVAVLSSQERVHLMFDFVDVPSSKPLTTVRGAGPDAGIPDDRTVKRPPLTDAEHAGLMALADILTPETVNEVFSIVIKRHFRSDGGENFVWRTMTDIARAAADPAVLAHVEELRRHYTLERTA
- a CDS encoding MarR family winged helix-turn-helix transcriptional regulator — protein: MSTPDAETPGPDAAVPDPVALWSAFKRAHELVRARVIADAADAAGLSEPDLTILAELNKAGGSLRQSELATALGWDRTRVSHQLTRMGKRDLVARERAGGVTVTLTATGREAITAVHPGLEAAVRRHFTDRLSAKEVGVLESILGRL
- a CDS encoding aldo/keto reductase, with translation MRTRPLGTGGPQVAPLALGCAGMSDHTGPADETDALATLRAALDAGVTLLDTADFYGMGHNEDLIRRALSAADREKAVLSVKFGALRDPDGHIVGVEGRPAHVKNALAYSLRRLGTDHIDIYRPARLDPDTPIEDTVGALADLVQAGHIRHIGLSEVGPGTIRRAHAVHPIHDVQIEYSLFSRDPETNGILDTCRELGIGVTAYGVLGHGLLTGTYRPPAGGDPRSSWLPRLRPGHLAANLALVDRLRPLADAHGIGVAQLATAWVLTRSQGDLTVVAVLGARRPHRVEEALAAVDVTLTQADLDRIDQAVPAGAAAGSRYAAPLMALLDSERPAHPMKTGDAS
- a CDS encoding Gfo/Idh/MocA family protein, which produces MTGGTAADSPLAEQARAGKPIGVGIIGLGARGSWAERSHLPALRAVPGYEVRALSTSSARSAERSGVRHGVARTFGTAAELVACDEVDLVVVAVKVPYHRELVRTALDAGKSVLCEWPLGNGLAEAEEMERWARARGVPTVVGLQARSHPALAHLRDLVADGYVGEVLSTTMVGSGGAWGGSVGPGDHYVLDAANGATLLTIPFSHALDGLASVLGEPGELRVRQVSRRTAAVDTATGRPVPMTAPDQVVAEGRLPGGAVVTVHYRGGLSRATPFRWEINGTEGDLVVTAPVGHPQLSPLTLEGGRGSSTALEPLAVPERYVRVAGLDARADAAAYAVAHAYRQFLDDLREGTSRVPDFAHGAARHRGIAAAVMEVSPEA